In a genomic window of Ralstonia nicotianae:
- a CDS encoding Flp family type IVb pilin → MKAMIKRFVREEDGAAGVEYALLLTFVALVMITYGSTVKTAVGNIWNSIATAL, encoded by the coding sequence ATGAAAGCCATGATCAAGCGTTTCGTGCGTGAAGAAGACGGCGCGGCCGGCGTGGAATACGCCCTGCTGCTGACCTTCGTCGCGCTGGTGATGATCACCTACGGCAGCACCGTCAAGACGGCCGTGGGGAACATCTGGAACTCCATCGCCACCGCGCTGTAG
- a CDS encoding Flp family type IVb pilin has translation MREEDDAARAEHARLPVFGARVMVSYGSTVKAAVDGIWSAISAAL, from the coding sequence GTGCGCGAGGAAGACGATGCGGCGCGCGCGGAGCATGCGCGGCTGCCGGTCTTCGGCGCGCGGGTGATGGTCTCGTACGGAAGCACGGTCAAGGCGGCTGTCGACGGCATCTGGAGCGCAATCTCCGCCGCCTTGTGA
- a CDS encoding AAA family ATPase, producing the protein MAKIAVVSADESHLQFLAGLVTQAANHVVQRARTTPSQALAQPGLTLGTDLLVLEAGNFTADDIDQLRRLTAEQQDTLCMLLTENPSAELLMRAMRAGVQCVLPWPPDAQEFRDEVQRCTSHALSGHRSEAKVVSFLSCKGGSGTTFTAANFGYTLAARQGKRVLLIDLSQQYGDAAFLVTDQAPPATLASVCQQIERLDPALLDACLTHVCPNFDVLPAAGDPVKAGEIKAMHLERILTLISPLYDVVIFDVGQDINPASIVVLDHSTVIYPVLQLTLPHLRAGRRLLDICHSLGYHAERLRLVINRYEKHTPVDLHTLENAFGLHAAHLLPNDRGPVRDASSQGVPVLQLAEHSPIARALADMASQLYPDTAPRRDSLLRKLFGQGGQVPATARA; encoded by the coding sequence ATGGCAAAGATCGCCGTAGTATCCGCCGACGAGTCGCACCTGCAGTTTCTCGCGGGACTGGTCACCCAGGCCGCCAACCATGTCGTGCAGCGCGCCCGCACCACGCCGTCGCAGGCGCTGGCCCAGCCCGGGCTGACGCTGGGCACGGACCTGCTGGTGCTGGAAGCCGGCAACTTCACCGCGGACGACATCGACCAGTTGCGCCGCCTCACCGCCGAGCAGCAGGACACCCTGTGCATGCTGCTGACCGAGAACCCCTCGGCCGAGCTGCTGATGCGCGCCATGCGCGCGGGCGTGCAGTGCGTGCTGCCGTGGCCGCCCGATGCGCAGGAGTTTCGCGACGAGGTGCAGCGCTGCACCAGCCACGCGCTCTCCGGCCATCGCAGCGAGGCCAAGGTGGTCTCCTTCCTGTCATGCAAGGGCGGCAGCGGCACCACGTTCACGGCGGCCAACTTCGGCTACACGCTGGCCGCCAGGCAGGGCAAGCGGGTCCTGCTGATCGACCTCAGCCAGCAGTACGGCGACGCGGCCTTCCTGGTGACCGACCAGGCACCGCCGGCCACGCTGGCCAGCGTCTGCCAGCAGATCGAGCGCCTGGACCCCGCCCTGCTCGACGCCTGCCTGACCCACGTCTGCCCCAATTTCGACGTGCTGCCCGCCGCCGGCGATCCGGTCAAGGCCGGCGAGATCAAGGCGATGCACCTGGAGCGCATTCTGACGCTCATCAGCCCGCTGTATGACGTGGTGATCTTCGACGTCGGCCAGGACATCAACCCGGCCTCGATCGTGGTGCTGGACCACAGCACCGTGATCTACCCGGTGCTGCAGCTGACCCTGCCCCATCTGCGCGCGGGGCGGCGGCTGCTGGACATCTGCCACTCGCTCGGCTACCACGCCGAGCGCCTGCGGCTGGTGATCAACCGGTACGAGAAGCACACGCCGGTCGACCTGCACACGCTGGAAAACGCCTTCGGCCTGCACGCCGCCCATCTGCTGCCGAACGACCGGGGCCCCGTGCGCGATGCGAGCAGCCAGGGCGTGCCGGTGCTGCAACTGGCCGAGCACAGCCCGATCGCGCGCGCGCTGGCCGACATGGCGAGCCAGCTCTATCCCGACACCGCGCCGCGCCGCGACAGCCTGCTGCGCAAGCTGTTCGGACAAGGCGGCCAAGTGCCCGCAACGGCGCGCGCATGA
- a CDS encoding LemA family protein — MTSAPSLRPMRFSVLRWLSLALAVLAAPFLSACGYNDFQAKDEATKAAWAEVVNQYQRRADLIPNLVNTVKGYASHERETLEAVTRARAAATSIQVTPETLKDPAAFQKFQQAQGELSSALSRLMAVSENYPQLKADASFRDLQSQLEGTENRITVARQRYIRAVQDYNVLARSFPTNLTAKAMGYEVKPSFTVENEKGISTAPAVKF; from the coding sequence ATGACTTCTGCCCCGAGCTTGCGTCCGATGCGTTTCTCCGTGCTGCGCTGGCTGTCCCTGGCGCTGGCGGTGCTGGCCGCGCCGTTCCTGTCCGCATGCGGCTACAACGATTTTCAGGCCAAGGACGAGGCCACCAAGGCCGCGTGGGCCGAGGTGGTCAACCAGTACCAGCGCCGCGCCGACCTGATCCCCAACCTGGTCAACACCGTCAAGGGCTATGCCTCGCATGAGCGCGAGACGCTGGAAGCCGTGACGCGCGCCCGCGCCGCCGCCACCAGCATCCAGGTCACACCCGAGACGCTCAAGGACCCGGCCGCGTTCCAGAAATTCCAGCAGGCCCAGGGCGAGCTTTCCAGCGCGCTGTCGCGGCTGATGGCGGTGTCGGAGAACTATCCGCAGCTCAAGGCCGATGCGTCGTTCCGCGACCTGCAATCGCAGCTGGAGGGCACCGAGAACCGCATCACCGTGGCGCGCCAGCGCTATATCCGCGCGGTGCAGGACTACAACGTGCTGGCCCGCAGCTTCCCGACCAACCTGACGGCCAAGGCGATGGGCTACGAGGTCAAACCCAGCTTCACGGTAGAGAACGAGAAGGGCATCTCGACCGCGCCGGCAGTAAAGTTCTGA
- a CDS encoding TPM domain-containing protein — protein MSLRMRALLTSLVTMALWLAAWPAHAQADLAAIPPLAARVTDLTGTLTAQQRGALEQVLADYEQQRDSQIFVLMVASTAPEPIEAYGIRVAEAWKAGRKGVDDGAIVLIAKDNPASLRKMRIEVGRGLEGSLTDAQSKRILQDVMAPHFRQGDFYGGLSAGISAIQTVIAQENLPPAERGRARRTNSGIGIGTWLPVLFPLAIIVFFVLSAAMRSGGRVAGSLPGRPGSRVMMGNRGWGPGAIGGLGGGLGGGWGRGGDGGDGGGGFGGGGGGDFGGGGASGNW, from the coding sequence ATGTCGCTCCGCATGCGCGCCCTGCTGACAAGCCTCGTGACGATGGCGCTGTGGCTGGCCGCCTGGCCCGCGCATGCGCAGGCCGACCTGGCCGCGATACCGCCGCTGGCCGCCCGCGTGACCGACCTGACCGGCACGCTGACGGCGCAGCAGCGCGGCGCGCTCGAGCAGGTGCTGGCCGACTACGAGCAGCAGCGCGACAGCCAGATCTTCGTGCTGATGGTGGCTTCCACCGCGCCCGAGCCGATCGAGGCCTACGGCATCCGCGTGGCGGAGGCCTGGAAGGCCGGCCGCAAGGGCGTGGACGACGGTGCCATCGTGCTGATCGCCAAGGACAACCCGGCCTCGCTGCGCAAGATGCGCATCGAGGTCGGGCGCGGGCTGGAGGGCTCGCTGACGGATGCGCAATCCAAGCGCATCCTGCAGGATGTGATGGCGCCGCACTTCCGCCAGGGCGATTTCTACGGCGGGCTGTCGGCGGGCATCTCGGCCATCCAGACCGTCATTGCGCAGGAGAACCTGCCGCCCGCCGAACGCGGCCGGGCCCGGCGCACCAACTCCGGCATCGGCATCGGCACCTGGCTGCCGGTGCTGTTTCCGCTGGCCATCATCGTGTTCTTTGTGCTGAGCGCGGCGATGCGCTCGGGCGGCCGCGTCGCGGGCAGCCTGCCGGGCCGGCCCGGCTCGCGGGTGATGATGGGCAACCGCGGCTGGGGGCCGGGCGCCATCGGCGGGCTCGGTGGCGGACTCGGCGGCGGCTGGGGACGCGGCGGCGATGGCGGCGATGGCGGCGGCGGCTTCGGTGGAGGCGGCGGTGGCGATTTCGGCGGCGGCGGCGCCTCCGGCAACTGGTAA
- a CDS encoding A24 family peptidase, with protein MSTPTALANLSLLVLVVTAAVHDVRTRRIPNRLVAAGLAAALIAQCAMLGPVAGALAWLGGAAAGMGLCIGLYLLRGMGAGDVKLMGAIGAFTGPLAALHVGLASCVAGGVLAVAMVALDARKNMGMALLFSAPVADRQTQPKESVRRGNAIRLPYAVAFAAGTLLVKWGVL; from the coding sequence ATGAGCACACCGACCGCCCTGGCCAACCTGAGCCTGCTCGTGCTCGTGGTGACCGCCGCCGTGCATGACGTCCGGACCCGCCGCATTCCCAACCGGCTGGTAGCCGCGGGCCTGGCGGCCGCCCTCATCGCGCAGTGCGCGATGCTCGGGCCGGTTGCCGGCGCGCTGGCCTGGCTGGGCGGCGCCGCGGCCGGCATGGGGCTGTGCATCGGCCTCTACCTGCTGCGCGGCATGGGCGCGGGCGACGTCAAGCTGATGGGCGCGATCGGTGCCTTCACGGGACCGCTGGCTGCCCTGCATGTCGGGCTGGCGAGCTGCGTGGCCGGCGGCGTGCTGGCGGTCGCGATGGTTGCCCTCGACGCGAGGAAGAACATGGGGATGGCGCTGCTGTTCTCGGCACCGGTGGCCGACAGGCAGACGCAGCCCAAGGAAAGTGTGCGCCGCGGCAACGCGATCCGGCTGCCGTATGCGGTGGCGTTCGCGGCAGGCACGCTGCTGGTGAAGTGGGGAGTGCTCTAG
- a CDS encoding CpaF family protein, which translates to MSLREQLFQQAGESMPQRVAHANGCGGASPAYQQLAIEIHQTIIDRVELSRLQQLTPEQVRRELAQLVERIVEEGNHPVNEAERHRLVSDVQDEMLGYGPLEPLLADPTISDILVNTCKQVYVERRGKLELTDVTFHNDAHLMRVIEKMVSRMGRRIDESSPMVDARLPDGSRINAIIPPSAIDGPLLSIRRFAVNPLTVKDLIEYNTLTPQMAQLLEAMVQAKLNILISGGTGSGKTTLLNILSGYIPVDERVVTIEDAAELQLRQPHVLRLETRPPNIEGRGEITQRSLVKNALRMRPDRIILGEVRGAEALDMLHAMNTGHEGSLATIHANTPRDALTRLENMVSMSGLQLPTKTMRQQITSALSVVVQVTRLTDGRRKLVSVQEITGMEGDIVNMQEIFTFRRRGVDRDGRIKGHFCATGVRPKFSERLQSYGIQLPEALFDPTVMHEV; encoded by the coding sequence ATGTCATTGCGAGAACAACTCTTCCAGCAGGCGGGCGAATCGATGCCGCAGCGCGTCGCGCATGCCAACGGCTGCGGCGGCGCCAGCCCGGCCTACCAGCAACTGGCCATCGAGATCCACCAGACCATCATCGACCGCGTGGAGCTGAGCCGGCTGCAGCAGCTGACCCCGGAGCAGGTCCGGCGCGAACTGGCGCAGCTGGTCGAGCGCATCGTCGAGGAAGGCAACCATCCGGTCAACGAGGCCGAGCGCCACCGCCTGGTCTCGGACGTGCAGGACGAAATGCTCGGCTACGGCCCGCTGGAGCCGCTGCTGGCCGACCCCACCATCTCCGACATCCTCGTCAATACCTGCAAGCAGGTCTACGTGGAGCGCCGCGGCAAGCTGGAGCTGACCGACGTGACCTTCCACAACGACGCGCACCTGATGCGCGTGATCGAGAAGATGGTTTCGCGCATGGGCCGGCGCATCGACGAGTCGAGCCCGATGGTGGATGCGCGCCTGCCCGACGGCTCGCGCATCAACGCCATCATTCCGCCCTCGGCCATCGACGGGCCGCTGCTGTCGATCCGGCGATTCGCGGTCAACCCGCTCACGGTCAAGGACCTGATCGAGTACAACACCCTCACCCCGCAGATGGCGCAACTGCTGGAGGCGATGGTCCAGGCCAAGCTCAACATCCTGATCTCGGGCGGCACGGGCAGCGGCAAGACCACGCTGCTCAACATCCTCTCGGGCTACATTCCGGTCGATGAGCGCGTGGTCACGATCGAAGATGCGGCCGAACTGCAGCTGCGCCAGCCGCACGTGCTGCGGCTGGAGACCCGCCCGCCCAACATCGAGGGCCGCGGCGAGATCACCCAGCGCTCGCTGGTGAAGAACGCCCTGCGCATGCGCCCCGACCGCATCATCCTGGGCGAAGTGCGCGGCGCCGAGGCGCTCGACATGCTCCACGCGATGAACACCGGCCACGAGGGGTCGCTCGCCACCATCCACGCCAACACCCCGCGCGACGCGCTCACGCGGCTGGAGAACATGGTCAGCATGTCGGGCCTGCAGCTGCCCACCAAGACCATGCGGCAGCAGATCACCTCGGCGCTCTCGGTGGTGGTGCAGGTCACGCGCCTGACCGACGGGCGGCGCAAGCTGGTCAGCGTGCAGGAGATCACCGGCATGGAGGGCGACATCGTCAACATGCAGGAGATCTTCACCTTCCGGCGCCGCGGCGTGGACCGCGATGGCCGCATCAAGGGCCATTTCTGCGCCACCGGCGTGCGGCCCAAGTTCTCGGAGCGCCTGCAGTCGTACGGCATCCAGCTGCCGGAAGCGCTGTTCGACCCCACCGTGATGCACGAAGTCTAG
- the cpaB gene encoding Flp pilus assembly protein CpaB: protein MKNLRILSMLLIATIAGLAAMLFASRWLIQQGNSGTTKVAVAAVDVNLGQRLSPEFIRLVDWPAASLPPGAISDEHAIDGRVTRTSLSPGEPVLESKLTPVGTKGGLSAVIADGKRAITVRVNDVVGVAGFALPGSYVDIIVNTQQETPDGKPAKGAQADREEHSISKIVLEKILVLAVAQEVNRDETKPKVVNAVTLEVTPDEAEKLDLARSVGTLSLVLRNQVDPRPVDTAGATKSTLLKEPVVATVAVPVVKTVQVVKRVAAVERKATGTCIGVISGMQHNQECF, encoded by the coding sequence ATGAAAAACCTGCGCATTCTTTCCATGCTGCTGATCGCCACCATCGCCGGCCTGGCCGCCATGCTCTTCGCATCGCGCTGGCTGATCCAGCAAGGCAACAGCGGCACCACCAAGGTGGCCGTGGCCGCCGTGGACGTCAACCTGGGCCAGCGCCTGTCGCCGGAGTTCATCCGACTGGTCGACTGGCCCGCGGCCAGCCTGCCGCCGGGCGCGATCTCGGACGAGCACGCGATCGACGGCCGGGTCACCCGGACCAGCCTGTCGCCCGGCGAACCGGTGCTGGAATCCAAGCTCACGCCGGTCGGCACCAAGGGCGGGCTGTCGGCGGTGATCGCCGACGGCAAGCGCGCCATCACCGTGCGCGTGAACGACGTGGTGGGCGTGGCCGGCTTCGCGCTGCCGGGCAGCTACGTCGACATCATCGTCAACACGCAGCAGGAAACGCCGGACGGCAAGCCCGCCAAGGGTGCGCAGGCCGACCGCGAAGAGCATTCGATCTCCAAGATCGTGCTCGAGAAGATCCTGGTGCTGGCCGTGGCTCAGGAGGTCAACCGCGACGAGACCAAGCCCAAGGTCGTCAACGCCGTCACGCTGGAAGTGACGCCGGATGAGGCCGAGAAGCTCGACCTGGCGCGCAGCGTGGGCACGCTTTCGCTGGTGCTGCGCAATCAGGTGGATCCGCGTCCGGTCGATACCGCCGGCGCGACCAAGAGCACGCTGCTCAAGGAACCGGTGGTGGCCACCGTGGCCGTGCCGGTCGTGAAGACCGTGCAAGTCGTCAAGCGCGTCGCCGCCGTGGAGAGAAAGGCCACCGGCACGTGCATCGGCGTCATCAGCGGCATGCAGCACAACCAGGAATGCTTCTGA
- a CDS encoding type II secretion system F family protein → MHTVHIVLLAGTFAIVFGAVLAALTLLRPSTLDRRLGQIDRELPRAQPRDDGRDRAWLRRLEQLAKPLAKASLPKEGWEGSSLRQRFVHAGWRAPEAIAVYFGIKTILTFGLPLLLWAGLVGRFNADQQSQFMSLLFGAAVVGFYLPNVLLSLKIKYRQREIFESFPDSLDLIMVCVEAGLSLDAAILRVVDDMRTARPVMAEEYELLTLELRAGLSREKALRNLAARTGVDDVSMLVAMLIQADRFGTSVADSLRVHSDMLRTKRHMLAEERAAKIGTKVLFPLIFCIFPSLYVVLLGPAALQMIAALGAPGGN, encoded by the coding sequence ATGCACACCGTACACATCGTATTGCTGGCCGGCACCTTCGCCATCGTCTTCGGCGCGGTCCTGGCGGCCCTGACACTGCTTCGCCCGAGCACGCTGGACCGGCGCCTGGGCCAGATCGACCGCGAGCTGCCGCGCGCGCAGCCGCGCGACGACGGCCGCGACCGCGCGTGGCTGCGCCGGCTCGAGCAGCTCGCCAAGCCGCTGGCCAAGGCGTCGCTGCCCAAGGAGGGCTGGGAGGGCTCGTCGCTGCGCCAGCGCTTCGTCCATGCCGGCTGGCGGGCACCCGAGGCGATCGCGGTCTATTTCGGCATCAAGACGATCCTGACCTTCGGGCTGCCGCTGCTGCTGTGGGCCGGGCTGGTCGGCCGCTTCAACGCAGACCAGCAGTCGCAGTTCATGAGCCTGCTGTTCGGCGCCGCGGTGGTCGGGTTCTACCTGCCGAACGTGCTGCTGAGCCTGAAGATCAAGTATCGGCAGCGCGAGATCTTCGAGTCGTTCCCCGACAGCCTGGACCTGATCATGGTGTGCGTGGAGGCGGGCCTGAGCCTGGATGCCGCGATCCTGCGCGTGGTGGACGACATGCGCACGGCACGCCCGGTCATGGCCGAGGAGTACGAACTGCTGACGCTCGAGCTGCGCGCCGGCCTGTCCCGCGAAAAGGCGCTGCGCAACCTGGCCGCGCGCACCGGCGTGGACGACGTCAGCATGCTGGTGGCCATGCTGATCCAGGCCGACCGCTTCGGCACCAGCGTGGCCGACTCGCTGCGGGTGCACTCCGACATGCTGCGCACCAAGCGGCACATGCTGGCCGAGGAGCGCGCCGCGAAGATCGGCACCAAGGTCCTGTTCCCGCTGATCTTCTGCATCTTCCCCTCGCTCTACGTCGTGCTGCTCGGGCCGGCCGCGCTCCAGATGATCGCGGCGCTGGGCGCGCCCGGCGGCAACTGA
- a CDS encoding type II secretion system F family protein, which translates to MNTLMIGFLLSVFVAIALGVLGAYQWWSTHRSQTARRLSHRLETALLNSASHNKEASILKQRVLSDSPEFARLLQRLPRIDMVDRFLLQSGLDWSVGRLLGLSLASAAIVGGLVWLLHPLWVAQLSITLMGASLPLLYVLRCRAKRLLRLEEQLPEAADLLSRALRAGHSLPSALDMAGSELPAPIGAELALVFSEINYGVPMNDALAGLTDRVPIEDLHYLVIAVLIQRESGGNLAEILDNVGSLIRKRLQLLDKVRVLSAEGRMGGWILTLLPPVVGVIVYELNPDLISTLWKDPTGLKMLWYAITMTCVGVIWIRQIVRIHI; encoded by the coding sequence ATGAACACCCTGATGATCGGATTCCTGCTCTCGGTCTTCGTCGCCATCGCGCTGGGCGTGCTCGGCGCCTACCAGTGGTGGAGCACGCACCGCAGCCAGACCGCACGGCGCCTCAGCCACCGGCTAGAGACCGCCCTGCTCAACAGCGCGAGCCACAACAAGGAAGCCAGCATCCTCAAGCAGCGCGTGCTGAGCGACTCGCCGGAGTTCGCCCGGCTGCTGCAGCGCCTGCCGCGCATCGACATGGTGGACCGCTTCCTGCTGCAATCGGGGCTGGACTGGTCGGTGGGCCGCCTGCTCGGCCTGTCGCTGGCGTCGGCGGCGATCGTGGGCGGCCTGGTGTGGCTGCTGCACCCGCTGTGGGTGGCGCAGCTGTCCATCACGCTGATGGGCGCGTCGCTGCCGCTGCTCTACGTGCTGCGCTGCCGCGCCAAACGCCTGCTCAGGCTTGAAGAGCAACTGCCGGAGGCCGCCGACCTGCTCAGCCGCGCGCTGCGCGCGGGCCATTCGCTGCCCAGCGCGCTCGACATGGCGGGCAGCGAACTGCCGGCCCCGATCGGCGCCGAGCTGGCGCTGGTCTTCAGCGAGATCAACTACGGCGTGCCGATGAACGACGCGCTCGCCGGCCTGACCGATCGGGTGCCGATCGAAGACCTGCACTACCTGGTCATCGCCGTGCTGATCCAGCGCGAATCGGGCGGCAACCTGGCCGAGATCCTGGACAACGTCGGCTCGCTGATCCGCAAGCGCCTGCAGCTGCTGGACAAGGTGCGCGTGCTGTCGGCCGAGGGCCGGATGGGCGGCTGGATCCTGACGCTGCTGCCGCCGGTGGTCGGGGTCATCGTCTACGAGCTCAATCCCGACCTGATCTCGACGCTGTGGAAGGACCCCACCGGCCTGAAGATGCTCTGGTACGCCATCACCATGACCTGCGTGGGCGTGATCTGGATCCGCCAGATCGTGCGCATCCACATCTGA
- a CDS encoding Flp family type IVb pilin — protein sequence MNTVVQRFIRNEDGAASTEYALLVTFVALVMLAYGDALQGTVKSAWSQIAAAF from the coding sequence ATGAACACCGTAGTCCAGCGTTTCATCCGGAATGAAGACGGCGCGGCCAGCACCGAATACGCACTGCTGGTGACCTTCGTGGCGCTGGTGATGCTCGCCTACGGCGATGCCCTCCAGGGCACCGTGAAGAGTGCCTGGAGCCAGATTGCCGCGGCGTTCTAG
- a CDS encoding type II and III secretion system protein family protein, with protein sequence MDRFTDHCGKQRRVGPHLRATALAAAALSGLWLGTAHAQAGVESAIVTSNMAAPTKPLRMAANGPIQLTIGSARADTARENTVKGPNCTGPMRDHSEVTVPVGKSTMVQLTEPVRSRTVGNPNIVQAMLVSPQTLYLLGQDVGTTNMIVQGRSGSCSVIDVSVGADPGGLQATLHALMPEASRVRVSAAADSLVLGGTVSDSVQAQKIIDIANAFVMRETRGPAQSGQAGTMGMQGMTAMSTGNAATASSGSGEAVRNPRIINMMSVEAPQQVMLEVKVAEVSKTLINQMGAALNLNGSFGSWTFGALANFLSGAPDIFSADKANKLPFQLRVDAQKGDGLVKVLAEPNLMAISGQEASFLAGGKVYIPVPQSFGTGTTTILLQEETFGVGLRFTPTVLENGRINLKVAPEVSELSPTGVAVTAPNVSGTSILPLITTRRASTTLQVHDGQSFAIGGLIKSNVTGSLKAIPGVGELPVIGALARSTSFQQDQTELLFVVTPHLVKPLPANYPMPTDSFGPVNQGEVYLNGNMEGHPASRPAPAPTQGSFVPEPATPPAAAPVEKTVVTVPAAAVGPASAASAIAAPAKPASDPAPAPAAPKAPSAGIAPKDTAIAATPAPRRLVRVADDSHAGN encoded by the coding sequence ATGGACCGATTCACTGACCATTGCGGCAAGCAGCGCCGCGTCGGACCGCACCTGAGAGCAACCGCGCTGGCCGCCGCCGCGCTCAGCGGCCTGTGGCTGGGCACGGCGCACGCGCAGGCCGGCGTGGAAAGCGCCATCGTCACCAGCAACATGGCTGCGCCGACCAAGCCGCTGCGCATGGCCGCCAATGGCCCGATCCAGCTCACCATCGGCAGCGCCCGCGCCGATACCGCACGCGAAAACACAGTCAAGGGGCCGAACTGCACCGGGCCGATGCGCGACCACAGCGAGGTGACGGTGCCGGTCGGCAAGTCGACCATGGTACAGCTGACCGAGCCCGTGCGCAGCCGCACAGTGGGCAACCCCAACATCGTGCAGGCGATGCTGGTGTCGCCGCAGACGCTCTACCTGCTGGGCCAGGACGTGGGCACCACCAACATGATCGTGCAGGGCCGCAGCGGCTCGTGCAGCGTGATCGACGTGTCGGTGGGCGCCGACCCCGGCGGCCTGCAGGCGACCCTGCATGCGCTGATGCCCGAGGCCAGCCGCGTGCGCGTATCGGCCGCGGCGGACAGCCTCGTGCTGGGCGGCACGGTGAGCGATTCGGTCCAGGCCCAGAAGATCATAGACATCGCCAACGCCTTCGTCATGCGCGAGACCCGCGGGCCCGCGCAGAGCGGGCAGGCCGGCACGATGGGCATGCAGGGCATGACCGCCATGTCGACCGGCAACGCCGCCACCGCCAGCTCCGGCTCCGGCGAGGCGGTGCGCAACCCCCGCATCATCAACATGATGTCGGTGGAGGCTCCGCAGCAGGTGATGCTGGAAGTGAAGGTGGCGGAAGTCTCCAAGACGCTGATCAACCAGATGGGCGCCGCGCTCAACCTGAACGGCAGCTTCGGCAGCTGGACCTTCGGCGCGCTGGCCAACTTCCTGTCCGGCGCCCCCGACATCTTCTCCGCCGACAAGGCCAACAAGCTGCCCTTCCAGCTCCGGGTCGATGCGCAGAAGGGCGACGGCCTGGTCAAGGTGCTGGCCGAGCCCAACCTGATGGCGATCAGCGGGCAGGAAGCCAGCTTCCTGGCGGGCGGCAAGGTCTACATCCCGGTGCCGCAGAGCTTCGGCACGGGCACCACGACCATCCTGCTGCAGGAAGAGACGTTCGGCGTCGGGCTGCGCTTCACGCCGACGGTGCTGGAGAACGGCCGCATCAACCTCAAGGTCGCGCCGGAGGTCTCCGAGCTCTCGCCGACCGGCGTGGCGGTGACCGCGCCCAACGTGTCGGGCACGTCGATCCTGCCGCTCATCACGACCCGCCGCGCCTCGACCACGCTGCAGGTCCACGACGGCCAGAGCTTCGCCATCGGCGGCCTCATCAAGAGCAACGTCACGGGCAGCCTCAAGGCGATCCCGGGCGTGGGCGAACTGCCCGTCATCGGCGCGCTGGCCCGCAGCACCAGCTTCCAGCAGGACCAGACCGAACTGCTGTTCGTGGTGACGCCGCACCTGGTCAAGCCGCTGCCGGCGAACTACCCGATGCCGACCGACAGCTTCGGCCCGGTCAACCAGGGCGAGGTCTATCTCAACGGCAACATGGAAGGCCATCCCGCCTCGCGCCCGGCACCGGCGCCCACACAAGGCAGCTTCGTGCCCGAGCCGGCCACGCCGCCCGCCGCGGCGCCGGTCGAGAAGACCGTGGTGACCGTCCCGGCTGCGGCCGTGGGACCGGCCTCCGCGGCCTCCGCCATCGCGGCACCGGCCAAGCCCGCCTCCGATCCCGCGCCGGCCCCGGCCGCGCCCAAGGCGCCGAGCGCCGGCATCGCGCCCAAGGACACCGCCATTGCCGCCACGCCCGCCCCCCGCCGCCTGGTCCGCGTGGCGGACGACTCGCACGCCGGCAACTGA
- a CDS encoding Flp family type IVb pilin: MKAMIKRFVREEDGAAGVEYALLLTFVALVMVTYGSTVKTAVGSVWNSIANAL, translated from the coding sequence ATGAAAGCCATGATCAAGCGTTTCGTGCGCGAAGAAGACGGTGCGGCCGGCGTGGAATACGCCCTGCTGCTGACCTTTGTTGCACTGGTGATGGTCACCTACGGCAGCACCGTCAAGACAGCCGTGGGGAGCGTCTGGAACTCCATCGCCAACGCGCTGTAG
- a CDS encoding TPM domain-containing protein, which produces MTSTRHHRGARRALRHLTTTTAHARRAFSPADLRQLEAAVREGERRHRGEVRIVIEASLPVRDAWAGVTPRQRARTLFGLLEVWNTHEHVGVLLYLNLADHAVEILADRGIAARVEPHAWRAICETITHGFAQGVAIGPVLEALGQIHAMLAAHFPSDGAPRANELADKPLVL; this is translated from the coding sequence ATGACCTCTACCCGACACCATCGCGGCGCCCGCCGCGCCCTGCGCCACCTGACGACGACCACCGCGCACGCGCGCCGTGCCTTCTCGCCGGCCGATCTCCGTCAGCTGGAAGCCGCCGTGCGCGAGGGCGAGCGGCGGCATCGCGGCGAAGTGCGCATCGTCATCGAAGCCTCGCTGCCGGTGCGCGACGCGTGGGCCGGCGTGACGCCGCGCCAGCGCGCCCGCACGCTGTTCGGCCTGCTGGAGGTGTGGAACACGCACGAGCATGTCGGCGTGCTGCTCTACCTGAACCTGGCCGACCACGCAGTCGAAATCCTGGCCGACCGGGGGATCGCCGCTCGCGTCGAGCCGCACGCGTGGCGCGCCATCTGCGAGACCATCACGCACGGTTTCGCCCAGGGCGTCGCCATCGGGCCGGTACTCGAAGCGCTCGGACAGATCCACGCGATGCTCGCCGCACATTTCCCGTCCGACGGCGCGCCGCGCGCCAACGAACTCGCCGACAAGCCGCTCGTGCTCTGA